A part of Podarcis raffonei isolate rPodRaf1 chromosome 12, rPodRaf1.pri, whole genome shotgun sequence genomic DNA contains:
- the NUP42 gene encoding nucleoporin NUP42 — protein sequence MARNSGQVCHYFLQGHCRFGDNCWNEHPRQHAGRANAGSGRRVAWSGHNQRYSNPVQTSSFSKSTSWHNRDSGFSQNRYAALNSNENVGNSGIVDEEDKLLEIITKDMESWESSGQWMFSTYSPMKEKPNISGFPDFLPEELRLEYYNSRANNNVQNYINSVQQLASQWRSRLLELKNINASTKAALISEFKNTASQPPPAFGFGGQQASAFGSSAFPVDNKSAQAFSFKPASELGSISSGSTPAFGSLTSSQGTASSTTAPHAVSFGDQPASSASSFSFKMATTTPGGFGASGFSGFGKPFPASSPETAPASVFGTAAITPALNPGFGKSFPASSSDSTSASVFGTAAASASLNSGNTLFGQPASLFGGNATLPPSTTPPSTTSAKLFTSESELSAEELEQFKAKKFTLGKIPSKPPPATLLNL from the exons ATGGCGCGCAACTCCGGCCAGGTCTGCCACTACTTCTTGCAGGGCCACTGCCGCTTCGGCGACAACTGCTGGAACGAGCACCCGCGCCAACACGCCGGCAGAGCCAACGCGG GTTCCGGTCGAAGAGTAGCATGGAGTGGACATAATCAGAGATACAGTAACCCTGTACAGACATCCAGTTTTTCCAAGTCAACCAGCTGGCACAACAGAGATTCTGGCTTTTCACAGAATAGATATGCTGCATTAAATTCCAATGAAAATGTTGGTAATAGTGGCATTGTAGATGAGGAAGATAAACTTCT TGAAATTATAACGAAAGACATGGAGAGTTGGGAATCTTCAGGACAATGGATGTTTTCCACCTATTCACCTATGAAAGAAAAGCCGAATATATCAG GGTTTCCAGACTTCTTGCCAGAAGAGTTGCGTCTTGAATATTATAATAGCAGAGCAAACAACAATGTACAAAATTAT ATCAATTCAGTCCAGCAGTTAGCAAGCCAGTGGAGAAGTCGGTTGCTTGAGCTGAAGAATATAAATGCATCTACTAAAGCGGCATTG ATATCTGAGTTTAAGAACACGGCTAGTCAGCCACCACCTGCATTTGGGTTTGGAGGACAGCAGGCATCGGCTTTTGGATCATCAG CCTTTCCTGTGGATAATAAATCTGCTCAAGCCTTCTCCTTCAAACCAGCTTCTGAACTTGGCAGCATCTCCTCTGGAAGCACACCTGCGTTTGGGAGCCTCACAAGCAGCCAGGGCACCGCATCTTCCACCACTGCGCCCCATGCCGTCAGCTTTGGAGATCAACCTGCTTCATCGGCATCTTCCTTTTCATTTAAAATGGCTACAACCACTCCAGGTGGGTTTGGAGCTTCTGGTTTTTCAGGGTTTGGCAAACCTTTTCCAGCAAGTTCTCCGGAGACTGCACCTGCATCGGTGTTTGGGACAGCGGCCATTACCCCTGCTTTGAATCCCGGATTTGGCAAATCTTTTCCTGCCAGCTCCTCAGACTCCACATCTGCTTCGGTGTTTGGAACAGCTGCTGCTTCCGCTTCTTTGAATTCGGGGAACACACTGTTTGGGCAGCCGGCAAGTCTCTTTGGGGGTAATGCAACATTGCCCCCTTCCACAACCCCTCCCAGCACCACCTCTGCAAAGTTATTTACCTCAGAGTCGGAACTGTCTGCTGAAGAACTGGAGCAATTTAAGGCGAAGAAATTCACACTCGGAAAAATTCCTTCCAAGCCACCACCAGCAACACTTCTAAATCTGTAA